From one Thunnus maccoyii chromosome 6, fThuMac1.1, whole genome shotgun sequence genomic stretch:
- the gmnc gene encoding geminin coiled-coil domain-containing protein 1, translating into MLQDLARSPDTVDVSMETLASLWAHDPSDPCDLIDLGEKRHEPSSVWEAQCVFNSSPPAGLTWTEQLSPHLQRNKQLQDTLLQREEELARLQEENNKLREFLNSSFVRNLEEKAKKLTADGRKKLKRNLMYVDDGPHLLSSQQVSKRVCRNLTAEFCSDFSETSAASEPNLDLWVLRTLGLKDRDTIDTSNDSSSSSGLSLSSLVYDAAVTSPHRPQSTLNSSSVAAFTPPSVHRYCQRRQTEFSYRAAERQEANKRSCADPAVNNSAPNCTSSPDQRSDFTAAGQYDAPAAVISSFGSLTAFHSPLTEETPFRRSPERAEICSITASGQSQRPEVNPAAYWSPPKLRGSSTPSQDTIQFSPAGERIRYSPVSSLSPVMSQPWTPVQGRGPASPPAGSQPPATPQAPRSRTELAFSMSLSPSSSVKTHSFPQGQAFVRKDTEGRWNFTWMPRQGP; encoded by the exons ATGCTCCAGGACTTGGCCCGTAGCCCTGACACTGTTGACGTTTCCATGGAAACCTTGGCTTCTCTTTGGGCCCATGACCCCAGTGACCCCTGTGACCTCATCGACCTCGGGGAGAAGCGGCACGAGCCGTCGTCGGTGTGGG aggctcagtgtgtttttaacagCTCTCCTCCTGCTGGTTTGACGTGGACAGAGCAGCTCTCCCCTCATCTCCAGAGGAATAAACAG ctTCAGGACActctgctgcagagagaggaggagctggCCAGACTGCAGGAGGAGAACAACAAACTCAGAGAGTTCCTCAACTCCTCCTTTGTGAGGAACCTGGAGGAAAAGGCTAAA AAACTAACCGCTGACGGGAGGAAGAAGCTGAAGAGGAACCTGATGTACGTTGATGACGGACCTCATCTTCTGTCCTCTCAGCAGGTCAGCAAGCGAGTCTGCAGGAACCTCACCGCTGAGTTCTGCTCTGATTTCTCCGAGACGTCTGCCGCCTCCGAACCAAACCTGGACCTCTGGGTTCTGCGAACGCTGGGGCTGAAAGACCGAGACACCATCGACACGTCCAAcgactcctcttcctcctccggACTCAGCCTCAGCAGTTTGGTTTACGATGCTGCAGTCACCTCGCCGCACCGTCCTCAGTCCACCTTGAATTCTTCTTCAGTCGCCGCCTTTACGCCTCCGTCTGTCCACCGCTACTGCCAAAGACGTCAAACTGAATTTAGCTACAGAGCTGCTGAACGTCAAGAGGCAAATAAAAGGAGCTGTGCTGATCCTGCCGTCAATAACTCAGCTCCGAACTGCACAAGTTCTCCAGATCAGCGCTCTGACTTCACTGCCGCTGGACAGTATGACGCTCCTGCAGCTGTGATCAGCAGCTTCGGCTCATTAACTGCTTTTCATTCACCTTTAACAGAAGAAACACCTTTCAGACGGTCACCAGAGAGAGCAGAGATCTGCTCCATCACAGCCTCGGGTCAGTCCCAGCGTCCGGAGGTGAACCCAGCAGCTTACTGGTCACCACCGAAACTCAGAGGCAGCTCGACTCCATCGCAGGACACGATCCAGTTCAGTCCAGCAGGAGAAAGAATCCGTTACTCCCCCGTCTCGTCCTTGAGTCCAGTCATGAGCCAACCGTGGACACCGGTGCAAGGCCGCGGCCCAGCGAGCCCGCCGGCGGGTTCTCAGCCTCCTGCCACGCCTCAGGCGCCTCGCAGCCGGACTGAGTTGGCGTTCAGCATGTCCCTCAGCCCGTCCAGCAGCGTTAAGACTCACAGCTTCCCCCAGGGACAAGCCTTCGTCAGGAAGGACACCGAGGGAAGGTGGAACTTCACCTGGATGCCCAGACAAGGACCATAG